In Halorussus limi, a genomic segment contains:
- a CDS encoding DUF1328 family protein has protein sequence MLELAIAFAVLAIIAGALGAGGVAGLSMDIAKWLVIAFLVLAVVSLVI, from the coding sequence ATTCTCGAACTCGCCATCGCTTTCGCGGTTCTCGCGATAATCGCGGGGGCGCTCGGTGCGGGCGGCGTCGCGGGACTCTCGATGGACATCGCCAAGTGGCTGGTCATCGCCTTCCTCGTGCTGGCCGTCGTCTCGTTGGTCATCTGA
- a CDS encoding serine/threonine-protein kinase RIO2, giving the protein MVQNVAGMLTELEPEDFHLLSGIEQGMRFSEWVAREKIPEFSRLTAEEVDYRLDRCLDRELVERQTIQYEGYRLKFEGYDALALHTFAERDSVEGFGSPLGVGKESDVYEVQSYKPLALKYHREGYTNFREVMKERDYTSDREHVSWLYTARKAAEREYEALEALYPDVTVPRPVDHNRHAIVMEKIDGVELSRTKLEDEQVVPILDLVLSEMADAYAEGYVHADMSEYNVFVNTEGITIFDWPQATPTDHENAEEFLRRDVDNVVGYFRRKYPQLVPDDVDTDALADAIADGDFESVRDYAPDE; this is encoded by the coding sequence ATGGTTCAGAACGTCGCGGGCATGCTGACGGAGTTGGAACCCGAGGACTTCCACCTGCTGTCGGGCATCGAGCAGGGGATGCGGTTCTCGGAGTGGGTCGCCCGCGAGAAGATTCCCGAGTTCTCGCGGCTGACCGCCGAGGAGGTCGACTACCGACTCGACCGGTGTCTCGACCGCGAACTCGTCGAGCGCCAGACGATACAGTACGAGGGCTACCGGCTCAAGTTCGAGGGGTACGACGCGCTGGCGCTCCACACCTTCGCGGAGCGCGACAGCGTGGAGGGGTTCGGGTCGCCCCTCGGCGTCGGCAAGGAGAGCGACGTCTACGAGGTCCAGTCGTACAAACCGCTCGCGCTGAAGTACCACCGCGAGGGGTACACCAACTTCCGAGAGGTGATGAAAGAGCGCGATTACACGTCCGACCGCGAACACGTCTCGTGGCTCTACACCGCCCGGAAAGCCGCCGAGCGCGAGTACGAGGCCCTCGAAGCGCTCTACCCCGACGTGACGGTTCCCCGACCGGTGGACCACAACCGTCACGCCATCGTGATGGAGAAGATAGACGGCGTGGAACTCTCCCGGACGAAACTCGAAGACGAGCAGGTGGTCCCGATTCTCGACCTCGTCCTCTCGGAGATGGCCGACGCCTACGCCGAGGGCTACGTCCACGCCGACATGAGCGAGTACAACGTCTTCGTCAACACCGAGGGCATCACCATCTTCGACTGGCCCCAAGCGACGCCGACAGACCACGAGAACGCCGAGGAGTTCCTCCGACGCGACGTGGACAACGTGGTCGGCTACTTCCGACGGAAGTACCCCCAACTCGTCCCCGACGACGTCGACACCGACGCGCTGGCGGACGCTATCGCCGACGGCGACTTCGAGTCGGTGCGCGACTACGCGCCCGACGAGTGA
- a CDS encoding ABC transporter substrate-binding protein, which yields MSEQDTTRRSFLRATGGAASAVALGSGFVGASAAQETTTEGGEQGTQTGQGQGQRSGGTLNLINSTMSTLDPIKATDTASGEVIQQVFDALMNYPNGNIEVQPLLAKSYEVSDDFTTYTFTIREGATFHDGSQVTAQDFVYSFERLAQSDNSRRSYFILQSIGVKHSTDADGNYQPDTLGVTAQNDRTLRIQLEEPFHATLEMLAYTSFAAVPEGIVGDINGYDGELSYQEFSTSAPVGCGPFEFETWESNTEAAVTRFDNYYGKKAEVDRVHWRIMSDANARFTYAMNKNADAFSIPTQFYNPNDVTVTTTDNRGRKVGTYGPVRNGETLNFLAVPTINTFYIGFNTNQVETAARKAAAYVMNKEQLVEQVFKGRGRPAYHFTPPAIYPGGNDAYQKHAQEEYPYSYRQTDIAQARQVMEEAGYGPNNRYSFTFTVYQRSNTWPQVGQLLRDKLSSAHIDMTIETAPFSTLLQRGREGNLQAYSLGWVMDWPAPDNFLQLLNPPLTDTSQSAPISYVNWSGTEASQRARQAWTTIQNNPAPTDKAERLRNQAYIEMEEANWQDNVFLNVYHETDQRFWYDYAQIPKFGAAGTSRQMFNGVTLNEPNGGGGGGSN from the coding sequence ATGTCTGAACAAGACACGACTCGTCGCTCCTTCTTGAGAGCGACCGGAGGTGCGGCGTCGGCAGTCGCACTCGGGAGCGGATTCGTGGGGGCCAGCGCTGCACAAGAGACGACGACCGAAGGGGGTGAACAGGGGACGCAGACCGGGCAAGGGCAGGGCCAGCGGAGCGGCGGAACGCTCAATCTCATCAACTCGACGATGAGTACGCTGGACCCCATCAAGGCGACCGACACCGCCTCCGGTGAGGTCATCCAGCAGGTCTTCGACGCTCTGATGAATTACCCGAACGGGAACATCGAGGTCCAACCCCTCCTGGCGAAGAGCTACGAGGTCTCCGACGACTTCACGACGTACACCTTCACGATTCGGGAGGGCGCAACGTTCCACGACGGGTCCCAGGTCACGGCGCAGGACTTCGTCTACTCGTTCGAGCGACTCGCGCAGTCGGACAACTCCCGACGGTCGTACTTCATCCTCCAGTCCATCGGCGTCAAGCACTCGACCGACGCGGACGGGAACTACCAACCGGACACGCTGGGGGTCACGGCCCAGAACGACCGCACGCTCCGGATACAACTGGAGGAACCGTTCCACGCCACGCTCGAAATGCTGGCGTACACCTCGTTCGCCGCCGTGCCCGAAGGCATCGTCGGCGACATCAACGGGTACGACGGCGAACTCAGCTATCAGGAGTTCTCCACGAGCGCGCCCGTCGGGTGCGGTCCCTTCGAGTTCGAGACGTGGGAGTCGAACACCGAGGCGGCGGTAACGCGGTTCGACAACTACTACGGGAAGAAGGCCGAGGTGGACCGGGTTCACTGGCGGATAATGTCCGACGCGAACGCTCGGTTCACCTACGCGATGAACAAGAACGCCGACGCGTTCTCCATCCCGACCCAGTTCTACAACCCCAACGACGTCACCGTGACGACGACCGACAACCGGGGACGGAAGGTGGGGACCTACGGGCCGGTTCGGAACGGCGAGACGCTGAACTTCCTCGCGGTTCCGACCATCAACACGTTCTACATCGGGTTCAACACGAATCAGGTCGAGACGGCCGCCAGGAAGGCCGCGGCGTACGTGATGAACAAGGAACAACTGGTCGAACAGGTGTTCAAGGGCCGCGGCAGACCGGCCTACCACTTCACGCCGCCGGCCATCTACCCCGGCGGTAACGACGCCTATCAGAAGCACGCCCAGGAGGAGTACCCCTACAGCTACCGCCAGACCGACATCGCGCAGGCCCGGCAGGTGATGGAGGAGGCAGGATACGGCCCGAACAACCGGTACAGCTTCACGTTCACGGTCTACCAGCGGTCGAACACGTGGCCGCAGGTGGGCCAACTCCTGCGGGACAAACTCTCCAGCGCGCACATCGACATGACCATCGAGACAGCGCCGTTCTCGACCCTGCTCCAGCGGGGCCGCGAGGGGAACCTGCAGGCGTACTCGCTCGGGTGGGTCATGGACTGGCCCGCGCCCGACAACTTCCTGCAACTGCTCAACCCGCCGCTGACCGACACCTCCCAGAGCGCGCCCATCTCGTACGTCAACTGGTCGGGAACCGAGGCGTCCCAGCGGGCGAGGCAGGCGTGGACCACTATCCAGAACAACCCCGCGCCGACCGACAAGGCCGAGCGACTCCGGAATCAGGCGTACATCGAGATGGAGGAGGCCAACTGGCAGGACAACGTCTTCCTCAACGTCTACCACGAGACCGACCAGCGGTTCTGGTACGACTACGCCCAGATTCCGAAGTTCGGCGCGGCCGGAACCAGCCGTCAGATGTTCAACGGAGTGACGCTGAACGAACCGAACGGCGGCGGTGGCGGCGGGTCGAACTGA
- a CDS encoding lipoate--protein ligase family protein, giving the protein MALSDREWRVIREESRRGPLNMALDEIAAATAAEEGVRTVRVYQWDPSTLSLGYRQDSDTVAWDYCDREGITVTRRPTGGGGIYHDRHGDISYSIVAPADELPGDLMETYELLCEPVFDAFERLGVDARFTDEKLPEIHQPACYLRELHPAHDVVAGDGRKISGNAQYRRKDAVIQHGSLKFDVDADRHLSTFADPDTTPEEFRERVTTMAEQTGQARLTREEAVEAVEEALREWADADEGSWTDDELARAEERAEAKFESEAWVRDREDPTE; this is encoded by the coding sequence ATGGCGCTGTCCGACCGGGAGTGGCGAGTGATTCGCGAGGAGTCCCGACGCGGCCCCCTCAACATGGCCTTGGACGAGATAGCCGCGGCGACCGCGGCCGAGGAGGGAGTTCGGACCGTCCGGGTCTACCAGTGGGACCCCAGCACGCTCTCGCTGGGCTACCGGCAGGACTCCGACACCGTGGCGTGGGACTACTGCGACCGCGAGGGCATCACCGTCACCCGCAGACCCACCGGCGGCGGCGGTATCTACCACGACCGCCACGGCGACATCTCCTACTCCATCGTCGCGCCCGCCGACGAACTGCCGGGCGACCTGATGGAGACCTACGAACTGCTCTGCGAACCCGTCTTCGACGCCTTCGAGCGACTCGGCGTCGACGCGCGGTTCACCGACGAGAAACTCCCCGAAATCCACCAACCGGCCTGCTATCTCCGAGAACTCCACCCGGCCCACGACGTGGTCGCGGGCGACGGTCGGAAAATCAGCGGCAACGCCCAGTACCGCCGGAAGGACGCGGTCATCCAGCACGGGTCGCTGAAGTTCGACGTCGACGCCGACCGCCACCTCTCGACGTTCGCCGACCCCGACACCACGCCCGAGGAGTTCCGCGAGCGCGTGACGACGATGGCGGAGCAGACGGGGCAGGCGAGACTGACCCGCGAGGAGGCGGTCGAAGCAGTCGAGGAGGCCCTCCGCGAGTGGGCCGACGCCGACGAAGGGAGTTGGACCGACGACGAACTGGCGCGCGCCGAGGAGCGCGCGGAAGCGAAGTTCGAGAGCGAGGCGTGGGTTCGGGACCGCGAAGACCCGACGGAGTGA
- a CDS encoding deoxyribonuclease IV, translated as MRVGAHESIAGGVYNAVDEQIEDGGNCGQIFTHSPQVWQDPNIGDDEAEQFRTLSAENDVGPWVIHSSYLVNLCTPKADLRAKSVDSMQKEVDAAAKLDIPYVNVHLGAHTGAGVDGGLDNAASALDELDIPEGVTVLIESDAGSGTKLGGDFEHLAEVLDRSEQDLDVCVDTAHAFAAGYDLSTEEGVHDTIAEFDDVVGLEHLKCVHLNDSKHECGTNKDEHAHIGEGLIGEEGMRAFINHPDLEDVPLVLETPHEDGKGFAWNIERVKELRED; from the coding sequence ATGAGAGTTGGCGCGCACGAATCCATCGCTGGCGGCGTCTACAACGCCGTAGACGAACAGATAGAGGACGGCGGTAACTGCGGACAGATATTCACTCACTCCCCGCAGGTGTGGCAGGACCCGAACATCGGCGACGACGAGGCCGAGCAGTTCCGCACGCTGTCGGCCGAGAACGACGTGGGACCGTGGGTCATTCACTCGTCGTACCTCGTGAACCTCTGCACGCCGAAGGCGGACCTCCGCGCGAAGTCCGTCGACTCGATGCAGAAGGAGGTCGACGCGGCGGCCAAACTCGACATTCCGTACGTCAACGTCCACCTCGGCGCGCACACCGGGGCCGGCGTCGACGGCGGCCTCGACAACGCCGCGTCCGCGCTGGACGAGTTGGACATTCCGGAGGGCGTCACCGTCCTCATCGAGAGCGACGCCGGGTCGGGCACGAAGTTGGGCGGCGACTTCGAGCATCTCGCCGAGGTGCTGGACCGCTCCGAGCAGGACCTCGACGTGTGCGTCGACACCGCCCACGCCTTCGCCGCGGGCTACGACCTTTCGACCGAGGAGGGTGTCCACGACACCATCGCCGAGTTCGACGACGTGGTCGGACTGGAGCATCTAAAGTGCGTCCACCTCAACGACTCGAAACACGAGTGCGGCACGAACAAGGACGAACACGCCCACATCGGCGAGGGACTCATCGGCGAGGAGGGCATGCGCGCGTTCATCAACCACCCGGACCTCGAAGACGTGCCTCTCGTCCTCGAAACGCCCCACGAGGACGGCAAGGGCTTCGCGTGGAACATCGAGCGCGTGAAGGAACTGCGCGAGGACTGA
- a CDS encoding CPBP family intramembrane glutamic endopeptidase, translating into MGLTVVAVVVNGIFTLPALFWLTGIERTLGVTVLGEVAFAVVGAGFLTLTGRGLDFLDLSVPDSRTLAKYVLGATAALFALRSAVVGVASLAGVPLAPPSILQSSVDTQSLLLAMIPLSVLVIGPSEELLFRGVVQRYLAGAFSVRGAVFGAGVLFAAIHLPTLVVVPSALGIAVTLFVILLVGLAFGWLYASTDSLPVAMAVHGLYNASIFASAYLLIEFDVIAAGVSW; encoded by the coding sequence GTGGGCCTGACGGTAGTCGCCGTCGTGGTGAACGGCATCTTCACGCTGCCCGCACTCTTCTGGTTGACCGGTATCGAGCGGACCCTCGGAGTGACGGTTCTCGGCGAGGTGGCGTTCGCCGTCGTCGGTGCGGGATTTCTGACGTTGACCGGGCGGGGACTGGACTTCCTCGACCTCTCCGTTCCCGATTCCCGAACGCTCGCGAAGTACGTCCTCGGCGCGACCGCGGCGTTGTTCGCGCTACGGTCGGCTGTCGTCGGGGTGGCGTCACTGGCGGGCGTCCCCCTCGCTCCCCCGAGCATCCTGCAATCGTCGGTCGATACGCAGTCGCTCCTGTTGGCGATGATTCCGCTCTCCGTCCTCGTAATCGGTCCCTCCGAGGAGTTGTTGTTCCGAGGCGTCGTCCAGCGATACCTCGCCGGGGCGTTCTCTGTCCGCGGTGCGGTCTTCGGCGCGGGCGTCCTCTTCGCCGCGATTCATCTGCCGACGCTGGTGGTCGTGCCGTCCGCACTCGGTATCGCGGTTACCCTCTTCGTCATCCTCCTCGTCGGTCTCGCCTTCGGATGGCTGTACGCGTCCACCGATTCGCTCCCCGTCGCGATGGCCGTTCACGGCCTCTACAACGCCTCTATTTTCGCATCGGCGTACCTCCTGATCGAGTTCGACGTCATCGCCGCGGGCGTCTCGTGGTGA
- a CDS encoding AzlD domain-containing protein, with translation MATDYGSVTLWLVILAAGVGTFLIRFSFIGLFGLLDDVPAVVERALRFVPAAVLAALVAPQLVVVDGSVALSSANPRLLAGALAALVAWRTEDVLATLVAGMASLWLLTFFFR, from the coding sequence ATGGCGACCGACTACGGGTCGGTGACGCTGTGGCTGGTCATCCTCGCGGCGGGCGTCGGGACCTTCCTCATCCGGTTCTCGTTCATCGGTCTGTTCGGCCTCCTCGACGACGTGCCGGCGGTGGTCGAGCGCGCGCTCCGATTCGTCCCCGCGGCGGTGCTGGCGGCGCTGGTCGCGCCCCAACTTGTCGTCGTAGACGGGTCGGTCGCGCTCTCGTCCGCGAACCCGCGACTGCTGGCGGGCGCGCTCGCGGCGCTGGTGGCGTGGCGGACCGAGGACGTTCTGGCGACGCTCGTCGCCGGGATGGCGAGCCTGTGGCTCCTGACGTTCTTCTTCAGGTAG
- a CDS encoding AzlC family ABC transporter permease produces the protein MTSPRADFRSGVRVALPILLGIVPFGMVAGVAAVNAGIPAVEAVAMSVVIFAGASQLAAAELVGRNAPAVVVVFTVLVINLRMMMYSASIAPYFQRESARWKGALAYLLTDQAYAVSLLRFENDEDVSRRWYYLGVASALWVTWQLATVVGIVLGASVPDSWRLEFAVPLVFLAVLVPAVTDRATGIAALVGGSVGVAANGLPFNLGLITAAVVGIAAGLLAEEVA, from the coding sequence GTGACATCTCCACGTGCAGATTTCCGTTCGGGCGTTCGCGTCGCCCTCCCGATTCTCCTCGGTATCGTTCCGTTCGGAATGGTGGCGGGCGTGGCCGCGGTCAACGCGGGCATCCCAGCGGTCGAGGCTGTCGCGATGTCGGTCGTCATCTTCGCCGGGGCCTCGCAACTCGCGGCGGCCGAACTCGTCGGCCGGAACGCGCCGGCCGTCGTGGTCGTGTTCACCGTCCTCGTCATCAACCTCCGGATGATGATGTACAGCGCCTCCATCGCGCCGTACTTCCAGCGCGAGTCGGCCCGGTGGAAGGGCGCGCTGGCGTACCTGCTCACCGACCAAGCCTACGCGGTGTCGCTGTTGCGGTTCGAGAACGACGAGGACGTCTCCCGGCGGTGGTACTACCTCGGCGTCGCGAGCGCGCTCTGGGTGACGTGGCAACTCGCCACGGTCGTCGGCATCGTCCTCGGCGCGAGCGTCCCCGACAGTTGGCGACTGGAGTTCGCGGTCCCGCTGGTGTTCCTCGCGGTGCTGGTCCCGGCGGTCACCGACCGCGCGACCGGTATCGCCGCGCTCGTCGGGGGGTCGGTCGGGGTCGCCGCCAACGGACTCCCGTTCAATCTGGGACTGATAACCGCCGCCGTCGTCGGCATCGCGGCCGGACTACTGGCCGAGGAGGTGGCGTAG
- a CDS encoding class I SAM-dependent methyltransferase has product MRQFSADYLRDTRRGMWDDREALADLRLDSRERVLDAGCGTGELSRVLAEETPGEVIGADADPDLLAVAREQAGVETVAGDALRLPFPDDCFDLVVCQALLINLPDPAAAVREFRRVSSDLVAAVEPDNAAVAVESTVETESDLAARARRAYLDGVETDVTLGGSGTREAFAAAGLSDAATRRHVHARTVEPPYAERDLRAARRKASGEGLADDRATLLAGDLSAAEYDDLRTDWREMGRAVVEQMSAGEYRRAEVVPFYVTVGSV; this is encoded by the coding sequence GTGCGACAGTTCTCCGCCGACTACCTCCGAGATACGCGCCGCGGGATGTGGGACGACCGCGAGGCGCTGGCCGACCTGCGACTCGACTCCAGAGAGCGCGTCCTCGACGCGGGATGCGGCACGGGCGAACTCTCCCGCGTCCTCGCCGAGGAGACGCCGGGCGAGGTAATCGGGGCGGACGCCGACCCCGACCTCCTCGCGGTGGCGCGCGAGCAGGCCGGCGTCGAGACGGTCGCCGGCGACGCCCTCCGCCTGCCCTTCCCCGACGACTGCTTCGACCTCGTGGTCTGTCAGGCCCTGCTCATCAACCTCCCCGACCCTGCCGCCGCGGTCCGGGAGTTCCGACGGGTCTCCTCGGACCTCGTGGCCGCGGTCGAACCCGACAACGCCGCGGTGGCGGTCGAGTCCACCGTCGAGACCGAGAGCGACCTCGCGGCCCGCGCGCGCCGGGCCTACCTCGACGGCGTCGAGACCGACGTGACGCTGGGCGGGTCGGGCACCCGCGAGGCGTTCGCCGCGGCCGGACTCTCGGACGCCGCGACTCGCCGCCACGTCCACGCCCGGACGGTCGAACCGCCCTACGCCGAACGCGACCTGCGCGCGGCCCGCCGGAAGGCCAGCGGCGAGGGACTGGCCGACGACCGGGCGACCCTGCTGGCGGGCGACCTCTCGGCCGCCGAGTACGACGACCTCCGGACCGACTGGCGCGAGATGGGCCGGGCCGTCGTCGAGCAGATGAGCGCGGGCGAGTACCGCCGGGCCGAGGTCGTCCCCTTCTACGTGACCGTCGGGTCGGTCTGA